The following proteins come from a genomic window of Syngnathus acus chromosome 15, fSynAcu1.2, whole genome shotgun sequence:
- the cdh5 gene encoding cadherin-5, giving the protein MALLRVWTAGLILAVAAWSVSPGVSEDSAVGTERRQGLAEEIVRKETYPVLSRKKREWIWNSLYVEEEKPAPIPYKIGQLKSSQKVDVKRFKIEGEGADGIFTVDHKGDLFVSKSLDREEKSAYHLTARMYDGNNKLIEDSGDFVVQVTDINDNTPVFPKTYNGSIFERSTIGTKVVEVRATDADDPTSANGELRYSLTPDGDLSAFEIDSITGKISCKVSTLDRETKSQYMVVVRAQDMRGMASGSTATTSVTISVDDINDNIASFTRSTYEVQVPENHKLNTKIGTLEVKDGDQIENKEPIFSLPNNNKIFYVELGHRKDGNLMLRQALDFETRNSYSFSVQVRENLRNLRFPADNVATAVTTAQVIVKVLDVDEPPEFSQPMYTFKVPEERLVNNIGIVSARDPDKAGKSIRYSILDKDCPIAINPITGQMSTLRTLDRELEATHMFQVKAQEEPSGLESFVKVNIVVEDVNDNEPELDVDEIFVCENDNANTVIGTLRATDKDDQPASFTFTLASPSSNFSIRDFGNNSAYVLVKQGPFNLDDPTDYSVDVSISDGGQPIKSSVTKLAIKVCRCDARRIPTQCKAMAQKMGVSVHVLIAILLCILTILVIVILFVMKKRYHKDSLAGMKNSGEIHEQLVTYDEEGGGEMDTNGYDVSILTSAFHDGSLLRHPDCLPHPSLYAMVQKSQPHHHQHQMQPASACKGDMAAMIQVKKHDADHDREGFPYDTLHIYGYEGPESIAGSLSSLGSSSSGGSDSDYDFLSDWGPRFRTLAELYGVEESDYYH; this is encoded by the exons ATGGCTTTGCTCCGGGTCTGGACCGCGGGGCTTATTCTGGCCGTCGCGGCCTGGTCCGTCTCACCCGGCGTTTCCGAGGACTCGGCTGTGGGCACGGAGAGGCGGCAAGGACTTGCCGAGGAGATTGTGAGGAAGGAGACCTATCCTGTTCTATCACGGAAGAAGCGGGAGTGGATCTGGAACTCGCTCTATGTGGAAGAGGAGAAACCCGCACCCATTCCCTACAAGATCGGACAG CTCAAGTCCAGTCAGAAAGTGGACGTGAAGCGGTTTAAAATTGAGGGCGAAGGCGCAGATGGCATCTTTACCGTGGACCACAAGGGTGACCTGTTTGTCAGCAAGTCTCTGGACCGCGAGGAGAAGAGTGCGTACCACCTGACCGCCAGGATGTACGACGGCAACAACAAACTCATCGAGGACTCGGGAGACTTTGTGGTCCAGGTGACCGACATCAACGACAACACCCCCGTCTTTCCTAAAACTTACAACGGATCCATCTTTGAGAGGTCTACCATAG GCACCAAAGTGGTCGAGGTCAGGGCGACGGACGCCGACGACCCCACCTCCGCTAACGGCGAGCTCCGCTACTCTCTGACGCCCGACGGTGACCTGTCTGCCTTTGAAATTGACAGCATCACAG GTAAGATCAGCTGCAAGGTGAGCACTCTGGATCGCGAGACCAAGAGTCAGTACATGGTGGTGGTCCGGGCTCAGGACATGAGAGGAATGGCGTCCGGCAGCACGGCTACAACCTCCGTCACCATCAGCGTCGACGACATTAACGACAACATCGCCTCCTTCACCAGAT CGACGTACGAGGTGCAGGTTCCGGAGAACCACAAGCTGAACACAAAGATCGGCACTTTGGAAGTGAAGGATGGAGATCAGATCGAAAACAAAGAGCCCATTTTCTCTCTGccgaacaacaacaaaatattctaCGTGGAGCTCGGCCACAGGAAGGACGGCAACCTCATGCTCAGACAG GCTCTGGACTTCGAGACAAGAAACAGCTACTCATTCAGTGTGCAGGTGCGGGAAAACCTGCGAAACTTGCGCTTTCCCGCTGACAACGTGGCCACTGCTGTCACCACGGCACAG GTGATCGTTAAAGTCTTGGATGTGGACGAGCCGCCGGAATTTTCACAGCCAATGTACACCTTCAAAGTGCCTGAAGAAAGACTGGTCAACAACATCGGCATTGTCAGCGCCAGAGATCCGGACAAAGCTGGCAAGAGTATCCG GTACTCTATCTTGGACAAGGATTGTCCAATCGCTATCAATCCAATCACAGGGCAGATGTCCACCCTGAGGACTCTGGACCGCGAGCTGGAGGCCACACACATGTTCCAAGTTAAAGCCCAAGAGGAGCCAAGCG GTTTGGAGTCTTTTGTCAAAGTCAACATTGTCGTGGAGGATGTCAATGACAACGAGCCCGAACTGGATGTGGACGAGATCTTTGTGTGTGAGAATGACAACGCAAACACA GTGATCGGAACTTTGAGGGCCACCGATAAGGACGACCAGCCGGCCTCGTTCACCTTCACTCTGGCTTCTCCCAGCTCCAACTTTTCCATCAGAGATTTTGGCA ACAACAGTGCGTACGTCCTGGTCAAACAGGGACCGTTCAACCTGGACGACCCCACAGATTACAGCGTGGACGTGAGCATCAGCGACGGAGGGCAACCCATCAAGTCCAGCGTCACCAAACTGGCCATTAAG GTGTGCCGCTGCGACGCCAGACGCATCCCAACTCAGTGCAAGGCCATGGCGCAGAAGATGGGCGTGAGCGTCCACGTCCTCATCGCTATTCTACTCTGCATACTCACCATCTTGG TGATAGTCATCCTATTCGTGATGAAGAAGCGCTACCACAAAGACTCCCTAGCCGGTATGAAGAATAGCGGCGAGATCCACGAGCAGCTTGTCACCTACGACGAGGAAGGCGGAGGCGAGATGGACACCAACGG CTACGACGTTTCTATCCTGACATCAGCATTCCACGACGGCTCCCTCCTCCGCCACCCTGATTGCCTCCCCCACCCGTCTCTCTACGCTATGGTCCAGAAGTCCCAGCCCCACCATCACCAGCACCAAATGCAACCCGCCTCCGCTTGCAAAGGCGACATGGCGGCCATGATCCAGGTGAAGAAACACGATGCGGACCACGACCGCGAAGGCTTCCCGTACGACACCCTGCACATCTACGGATACGAGGGCCCCGAATCCATAGCGGGGAGCCTCAGCTCGTTGGGAAGCTCCTCAAGCGGAGGCTCAGACTCGGACTACGACTTCCTAAGCGACTGGGGCCCCAGGTTCAGGACCCTGGCTGAGCTGTACGGCGTGGAAGAGTCGGATTACTACCACTAG